The Bos indicus isolate NIAB-ARS_2022 breed Sahiwal x Tharparkar chromosome X, NIAB-ARS_B.indTharparkar_mat_pri_1.0, whole genome shotgun sequence genome has a window encoding:
- the MCTS1 gene encoding malignant T-cell-amplified sequence 1 isoform X2, with protein MFKKNAFCFSLQKSFGRFDEKENVSNCIQLKTSVIKGIKNQLIEQFPGIEPWLNQIMPKKDPVKIVRCHEHIEILTVNGELLFFRQREGPFYPTLRLLHKYPFILPHQQVDKGAIKFVLSGANIMCPGLTSPGAKLYPAAVDTIVAIMAEGKQHALCVGVMKMSAEDIEKVNKGIGIENIHYLNDGLWHMKTYK; from the exons ATGTTCAAGAA aaatgctttttgtttttccttgcaAAAATCATTTGGCAGatttgatgaaaaagaaaatgtgtccaATTGCATCCAGTTGAAAACCTCAGTTATAAAGGGTATTAAGAATCAATTGATAGAACAGTTTCCAGGTATTGAACCATGGCTTAATCAAATCATGCCTAAGAAAGATCCTGTCAAAATAGTGCGATG CCATGAACATATAGAAATCCTTACAGTAAATGGAGAGTTACTATTTTTTAGACAAAGAGAAGGGCCTTTTTATCCAACCCTAAGACTACTTCACAAAT atCCTTTTATCCTGCCACATCAGCAGGTTGACAAAGGAGCCATCAAATTTGTACTCAGTGGAGCAAATATAATGTGTCCAGGTTTAACTTCTCCCGGAGCTAAACTTTACCCTGCTGCAGTAGATACGATTGTT GCAATCATGGCAGAAGGAAAACAGCATGCTCTGTGTGTTGGAGTCATGAAGATGTCTGCAGAAGATAT TGAGAAAGTCAACAAAGGAATTGGCATTGAAAATATCCATTATTTAAATGATGGGCTGTGGCATATGAAGACATATAAATGA
- the MCTS1 gene encoding malignant T-cell-amplified sequence 1 isoform X3 — protein MGKGRFDEKENVSNCIQLKTSVIKGIKNQLIEQFPGIEPWLNQIMPKKDPVKIVRCHEHIEILTVNGELLFFRQREGPFYPTLRLLHKYPFILPHQQVDKGAIKFVLSGANIMCPGLTSPGAKLYPAAVDTIVAIMAEGKQHALCVGVMKMSAEDIEKVNKGIGIENIHYLNDGLWHMKTYK, from the exons ATGGGCAAAGGAAG atttgatgaaaaagaaaatgtgtccaATTGCATCCAGTTGAAAACCTCAGTTATAAAGGGTATTAAGAATCAATTGATAGAACAGTTTCCAGGTATTGAACCATGGCTTAATCAAATCATGCCTAAGAAAGATCCTGTCAAAATAGTGCGATG CCATGAACATATAGAAATCCTTACAGTAAATGGAGAGTTACTATTTTTTAGACAAAGAGAAGGGCCTTTTTATCCAACCCTAAGACTACTTCACAAAT atCCTTTTATCCTGCCACATCAGCAGGTTGACAAAGGAGCCATCAAATTTGTACTCAGTGGAGCAAATATAATGTGTCCAGGTTTAACTTCTCCCGGAGCTAAACTTTACCCTGCTGCAGTAGATACGATTGTT GCAATCATGGCAGAAGGAAAACAGCATGCTCTGTGTGTTGGAGTCATGAAGATGTCTGCAGAAGATAT TGAGAAAGTCAACAAAGGAATTGGCATTGAAAATATCCATTATTTAAATGATGGGCTGTGGCATATGAAGACATATAAATGA
- the MCTS1 gene encoding malignant T-cell-amplified sequence 1 isoform X4: protein MFKKFDEKENVSNCIQLKTSVIKGIKNQLIEQFPGIEPWLNQIMPKKDPVKIVRCHEHIEILTVNGELLFFRQREGPFYPTLRLLHKYPFILPHQQVDKGAIKFVLSGANIMCPGLTSPGAKLYPAAVDTIVAIMAEGKQHALCVGVMKMSAEDIEKVNKGIGIENIHYLNDGLWHMKTYK from the exons ATGTTCAAGAA atttgatgaaaaagaaaatgtgtccaATTGCATCCAGTTGAAAACCTCAGTTATAAAGGGTATTAAGAATCAATTGATAGAACAGTTTCCAGGTATTGAACCATGGCTTAATCAAATCATGCCTAAGAAAGATCCTGTCAAAATAGTGCGATG CCATGAACATATAGAAATCCTTACAGTAAATGGAGAGTTACTATTTTTTAGACAAAGAGAAGGGCCTTTTTATCCAACCCTAAGACTACTTCACAAAT atCCTTTTATCCTGCCACATCAGCAGGTTGACAAAGGAGCCATCAAATTTGTACTCAGTGGAGCAAATATAATGTGTCCAGGTTTAACTTCTCCCGGAGCTAAACTTTACCCTGCTGCAGTAGATACGATTGTT GCAATCATGGCAGAAGGAAAACAGCATGCTCTGTGTGTTGGAGTCATGAAGATGTCTGCAGAAGATAT TGAGAAAGTCAACAAAGGAATTGGCATTGAAAATATCCATTATTTAAATGATGGGCTGTGGCATATGAAGACATATAAATGA
- the MCTS1 gene encoding malignant T-cell-amplified sequence 1 isoform X1: protein MGKGRNAFCFSLQKSFGRFDEKENVSNCIQLKTSVIKGIKNQLIEQFPGIEPWLNQIMPKKDPVKIVRCHEHIEILTVNGELLFFRQREGPFYPTLRLLHKYPFILPHQQVDKGAIKFVLSGANIMCPGLTSPGAKLYPAAVDTIVAIMAEGKQHALCVGVMKMSAEDIEKVNKGIGIENIHYLNDGLWHMKTYK, encoded by the exons ATGGGCAAAGGAAG aaatgctttttgtttttccttgcaAAAATCATTTGGCAGatttgatgaaaaagaaaatgtgtccaATTGCATCCAGTTGAAAACCTCAGTTATAAAGGGTATTAAGAATCAATTGATAGAACAGTTTCCAGGTATTGAACCATGGCTTAATCAAATCATGCCTAAGAAAGATCCTGTCAAAATAGTGCGATG CCATGAACATATAGAAATCCTTACAGTAAATGGAGAGTTACTATTTTTTAGACAAAGAGAAGGGCCTTTTTATCCAACCCTAAGACTACTTCACAAAT atCCTTTTATCCTGCCACATCAGCAGGTTGACAAAGGAGCCATCAAATTTGTACTCAGTGGAGCAAATATAATGTGTCCAGGTTTAACTTCTCCCGGAGCTAAACTTTACCCTGCTGCAGTAGATACGATTGTT GCAATCATGGCAGAAGGAAAACAGCATGCTCTGTGTGTTGGAGTCATGAAGATGTCTGCAGAAGATAT TGAGAAAGTCAACAAAGGAATTGGCATTGAAAATATCCATTATTTAAATGATGGGCTGTGGCATATGAAGACATATAAATGA